A genomic segment from Coturnix japonica isolate 7356 chromosome 26, Coturnix japonica 2.1, whole genome shotgun sequence encodes:
- the USP49 gene encoding ubiquitin carboxyl-terminal hydrolase 49 isoform X1 → MDRCKHVGRLRLAQDHSILNPQKWHCMDCQTTESIWACLKCSHVACGRYMEEHALKHFEETRHPLAMEVNDLYVFCYLCEDYVLNDNPEGDLKLLRSSLSAIRSKKHDPSTRSGRTLRSMSLGEDVCGHQRTPQGQSQMLTALWHRRQSLLAKALRTWFGKSSRGQLKLKQKKQMEELEKKKEAARQRRQEMKRQLLEELANTPPRKSARLLSHVHRENLIPRKFREVATASPTSRQMQSSRFNQFYSIRRKPLMTPGVTGLRNLGNTCYMNSILQVLSHLQKFRECFLTLDLCETEELLAKTVNGKSRLPGRLANGSAANESGRTDKVGSYGTQSLPAGLNGSSSISRSLELIQPKEPRSKHISLCHELHTLFRVMWSGKWALVSPFAMLHSVWSLIPAFRGYDQQDAQEFLCELLDKVQQELESEGTKRRILIPFSQRKLTKQVLKVVNTIFHGQLLSQVTCITCNYKSNTVEPFWDLSLEFPERYHCIEKGIIPVTQTECMLTEMLAKFTETEALEGRIYACDQCNSKRRKSSPKPLVLSEAKKQLMIYRLPQVLRLHLKRFRWSERNHREKIGVHVLFDQVLNMEPYCCRDSLSSLDKETFVYDLSAVVMHHGKGFGSGHYTAYCYNTEGGFWVHCNDSKLNVCSVEEVCKTQAYILFYTQRTVQDKARISEKQLQAQGKGLAAGRGSDGVCCPGMEKCIKLCNSDA, encoded by the exons ATGGATAGATGCAAACATGTTGGGCGGTTACGACTCGCCCAGGACCATTCTATCCTGAACCCGCAGAAGTGGCACTGCATGGACTGCCAGACGACTGAATCAATCTGGGCTTGTCTGAAGTGCTCCCATGTAGCCTGTGGGAGGTACATGGAGGAGCATGCACTTAAACACTTTGAAGAAACCAGACATCCACTGGCAATGGAAGTTAATGATCTGTATGTATTTTGTTACCTTTGTGAAGATTATGTCTTGAACGATAACCCGGAGGGTGACTTGAAATTGCTGAGAAGTTCTCTGTCAGCAATTAGAAGTAAAAAACATGATCCGTCAACAAGAAGTGGGAGGACATTGCGATCCATGAGTTTGGGAGAGGATGTGTGCGGCCATCAGAGGACCCCTCAGGGACAATCTCAAATGCTTACAGCTCTCTGGCACAGGCGCCAGTCTTTGCTTGCCAAAGCATTGCGGACCTGGTTTGGTAAGAGCTCCAGAGGGCAGCTgaagttaaaacaaaagaaacagatggagGAAttggagaagaagaaggaggcaGCTCGGCAGCGACGGCAGGAGATGAAGAGGCAGCTTCTGGAGGAGCTGGCAAACACTCCTCCGAGGAAGAGTGCGAGGCTGCTGTCACACGTGCACAGAGAGAACTTGATTCCAAGGAAATTCAGGGAGGTGGCGACCGCTTCCCCTACCTCAAGgcagatgcagagcagcagattcAATCAGTTTTATTCAATCCGACGTAAGCCTCTGATGACTCCCGGGGTGACGGGTCTAAGGAACCTGGGAAACACATGTTACATGAACTCTATTCTGCAAGTGCTGAGTCACCTCCAGAAATTTAGAGAATGTTTTTTGACTCTTGATCtctgtgaaacagaagaacTCTTGGCCAAAACTGTGAACGGGAAGTCTAGGTTGCCTGGCAGGTTGGCAAATGGATCTGCTGCTAATGAGTCAGGGAGGACTGACAAAGTGGGATCGTACGGCACGCAGAGCTTGCCAGCTGGCTTAAATGGCAGCTCCTCAATAAGCAGGAGTTTAGAACTTATCCAACCCAAGGAACCGCGTTCAAAGCACATCTCCCTCTGTCACGAATTGCACACCCTCTTCAGAGTGATGTGGTCTGGCAAGTGGGCGCTTGTGTCCCCGTTTGCCATGCTGCACTCTGTGTGGAGTCTGATCCCAGCGTTCCGAGGTTATGATCAGCAGGACGCTCAGGAATTCCTATGTGAGCTGTTGGATAaagtgcagcaggagctggaatCAGAAGGAACAAAGCGTAGGATCCTCATCCCTTTCTCGCAGAGGAAACTCACCAAGCAGGTCCTGAAGGTGGTAAACACCATTTTTCACGGGCAGTTGCTTAGTCAG GTCACCTGTATAACATGCAACTACAAATCCAACACAGTTGAGCCCTTCTGGGATCTTTCCCTGGAGTTTCCTGAGCGCTATCACTGTATTGAGAAAGGGATCATCCCTGTTACCCAGACAGAGTGCATGCTGACGGAAATGTTGGCCAAGTTCACAGAAACTGAAGCTCTGGAAGGGAGGATATATGCGTGCGACCAATGCAACA GCAAACGCCGAAAGTCCTCTCCCAAACCTCTTGTTCTGAGCGAAGCTAAAAAGCAGTTAATGATCTACAGGCTACCTCAGGTCCTCCGACTGCACCTTAAACGATTCAG GTGGTCTGAACGCAATCACCGTGAGAAGATTGGGGTCCATGTCCTCTTTGACCAGGTACTAAACATGGAACCTTACTGCTGCAGGGactctctctcctctcttgACAAAGAGACCTTTGTCTATGACCTCTCCGCTGTGGTGATGCATCATGGTAAAGGGTTTGGCTCAGGACACTACACAGCATATTGCTACAACACAGAGGGAG GCTTTTGGGTCCACTGCAATGACTCCAAACTGAATGTATGTAGCGTGGAGGAGGTGTGCAAAACCCAGGCCTACATTCTATTTTACACTCAAAGAACCGTGCAGGACAAAGCAAGAATCTCAGAAAAACAACTCCAAGCTCAG GGAAAagggctggctgcaggaaggggatCAGATGGTGTTTGTTGCCCAGGAATGGAGAAGTGTATCAAGCTGTGCAATTCTGATGCGTAA
- the USP49 gene encoding ubiquitin carboxyl-terminal hydrolase 49 isoform X2 yields the protein MDRCKHVGRLRLAQDHSILNPQKWHCMDCQTTESIWACLKCSHVACGRYMEEHALKHFEETRHPLAMEVNDLYVFCYLCEDYVLNDNPEGDLKLLRSSLSAIRSKKHDPSTRSGRTLRSMSLGEDVCGHQRTPQGQSQMLTALWHRRQSLLAKALRTWFGKSSRGQLKLKQKKQMEELEKKKEAARQRRQEMKRQLLEELANTPPRKSARLLSHVHRENLIPRKFREVATASPTSRQMQSSRFNQFYSIRRKPLMTPGVTGLRNLGNTCYMNSILQVLSHLQKFRECFLTLDLCETEELLAKTVNGKSRLPGRLANGSAANESGRTDKVGSYGTQSLPAGLNGSSSISRSLELIQPKEPRSKHISLCHELHTLFRVMWSGKWALVSPFAMLHSVWSLIPAFRGYDQQDAQEFLCELLDKVQQELESEGTKRRILIPFSQRKLTKQVLKVVNTIFHGQLLSQVTCITCNYKSNTVEPFWDLSLEFPERYHCIEKGIIPVTQTECMLTEMLAKFTETEALEGRIYACDQCNSKRRKSSPKPLVLSEAKKQLMIYRLPQVLRLHLKRFRWSERNHREKIGVHVLFDQVLNMEPYCCRDSLSSLDKETFVYDLSAVVMHHGKGFGSGHYTAYCYNTEGGFWVHCNDSKLNVCSVEEVCKTQAYILFYTQRTVQDKARISEKQLQAQVLSKNTDKDRRLTFS from the exons ATGGATAGATGCAAACATGTTGGGCGGTTACGACTCGCCCAGGACCATTCTATCCTGAACCCGCAGAAGTGGCACTGCATGGACTGCCAGACGACTGAATCAATCTGGGCTTGTCTGAAGTGCTCCCATGTAGCCTGTGGGAGGTACATGGAGGAGCATGCACTTAAACACTTTGAAGAAACCAGACATCCACTGGCAATGGAAGTTAATGATCTGTATGTATTTTGTTACCTTTGTGAAGATTATGTCTTGAACGATAACCCGGAGGGTGACTTGAAATTGCTGAGAAGTTCTCTGTCAGCAATTAGAAGTAAAAAACATGATCCGTCAACAAGAAGTGGGAGGACATTGCGATCCATGAGTTTGGGAGAGGATGTGTGCGGCCATCAGAGGACCCCTCAGGGACAATCTCAAATGCTTACAGCTCTCTGGCACAGGCGCCAGTCTTTGCTTGCCAAAGCATTGCGGACCTGGTTTGGTAAGAGCTCCAGAGGGCAGCTgaagttaaaacaaaagaaacagatggagGAAttggagaagaagaaggaggcaGCTCGGCAGCGACGGCAGGAGATGAAGAGGCAGCTTCTGGAGGAGCTGGCAAACACTCCTCCGAGGAAGAGTGCGAGGCTGCTGTCACACGTGCACAGAGAGAACTTGATTCCAAGGAAATTCAGGGAGGTGGCGACCGCTTCCCCTACCTCAAGgcagatgcagagcagcagattcAATCAGTTTTATTCAATCCGACGTAAGCCTCTGATGACTCCCGGGGTGACGGGTCTAAGGAACCTGGGAAACACATGTTACATGAACTCTATTCTGCAAGTGCTGAGTCACCTCCAGAAATTTAGAGAATGTTTTTTGACTCTTGATCtctgtgaaacagaagaacTCTTGGCCAAAACTGTGAACGGGAAGTCTAGGTTGCCTGGCAGGTTGGCAAATGGATCTGCTGCTAATGAGTCAGGGAGGACTGACAAAGTGGGATCGTACGGCACGCAGAGCTTGCCAGCTGGCTTAAATGGCAGCTCCTCAATAAGCAGGAGTTTAGAACTTATCCAACCCAAGGAACCGCGTTCAAAGCACATCTCCCTCTGTCACGAATTGCACACCCTCTTCAGAGTGATGTGGTCTGGCAAGTGGGCGCTTGTGTCCCCGTTTGCCATGCTGCACTCTGTGTGGAGTCTGATCCCAGCGTTCCGAGGTTATGATCAGCAGGACGCTCAGGAATTCCTATGTGAGCTGTTGGATAaagtgcagcaggagctggaatCAGAAGGAACAAAGCGTAGGATCCTCATCCCTTTCTCGCAGAGGAAACTCACCAAGCAGGTCCTGAAGGTGGTAAACACCATTTTTCACGGGCAGTTGCTTAGTCAG GTCACCTGTATAACATGCAACTACAAATCCAACACAGTTGAGCCCTTCTGGGATCTTTCCCTGGAGTTTCCTGAGCGCTATCACTGTATTGAGAAAGGGATCATCCCTGTTACCCAGACAGAGTGCATGCTGACGGAAATGTTGGCCAAGTTCACAGAAACTGAAGCTCTGGAAGGGAGGATATATGCGTGCGACCAATGCAACA GCAAACGCCGAAAGTCCTCTCCCAAACCTCTTGTTCTGAGCGAAGCTAAAAAGCAGTTAATGATCTACAGGCTACCTCAGGTCCTCCGACTGCACCTTAAACGATTCAG GTGGTCTGAACGCAATCACCGTGAGAAGATTGGGGTCCATGTCCTCTTTGACCAGGTACTAAACATGGAACCTTACTGCTGCAGGGactctctctcctctcttgACAAAGAGACCTTTGTCTATGACCTCTCCGCTGTGGTGATGCATCATGGTAAAGGGTTTGGCTCAGGACACTACACAGCATATTGCTACAACACAGAGGGAG GCTTTTGGGTCCACTGCAATGACTCCAAACTGAATGTATGTAGCGTGGAGGAGGTGTGCAAAACCCAGGCCTACATTCTATTTTACACTCAAAGAACCGTGCAGGACAAAGCAAGAATCTCAGAAAAACAACTCCAAGCTCAGGTGCTGTCCAAAAATACTGATAAAGACAGAAGACTGACGTTCTCTTGA
- the USP49 gene encoding ubiquitin carboxyl-terminal hydrolase 49 isoform X3, whose protein sequence is MDRCKHVGRLRLAQDHSILNPQKWHCMDCQTTESIWACLKCSHVACGRYMEEHALKHFEETRHPLAMEVNDLYVFCYLCEDYVLNDNPEGDLKLLRSSLSAIRSKKHDPSTRSGRTLRSMSLGEDVCGHQRTPQGQSQMLTALWHRRQSLLAKALRTWFGKSSRGQLKLKQKKQMEELEKKKEAARQRRQEMKRQLLEELANTPPRKSARLLSHVHRENLIPRKFREVATASPTSRQMQSSRFNQFYSIRRKPLMTPGVTGLRNLGNTCYMNSILQVLSHLQKFRECFLTLDLCETEELLAKTVNGKSRLPGRLANGSAANESGRTDKVGSYGTQSLPAGLNGSSSISRSLELIQPKEPRSKHISLCHELHTLFRVMWSGKWALVSPFAMLHSVWSLIPAFRGYDQQDAQEFLCELLDKVQQELESEGTKRRILIPFSQRKLTKQVLKVVNTIFHGQLLSQVTCITCNYKSNTVEPFWDLSLEFPERYHCIEKGIIPVTQTECMLTEMLAKFTETEALEGRIYACDQCNSKRRKSSPKPLVLSEAKKQLMIYRLPQVLRLHLKRFRWSERNHREKIGVHVLFDQAFGSTAMTPN, encoded by the exons ATGGATAGATGCAAACATGTTGGGCGGTTACGACTCGCCCAGGACCATTCTATCCTGAACCCGCAGAAGTGGCACTGCATGGACTGCCAGACGACTGAATCAATCTGGGCTTGTCTGAAGTGCTCCCATGTAGCCTGTGGGAGGTACATGGAGGAGCATGCACTTAAACACTTTGAAGAAACCAGACATCCACTGGCAATGGAAGTTAATGATCTGTATGTATTTTGTTACCTTTGTGAAGATTATGTCTTGAACGATAACCCGGAGGGTGACTTGAAATTGCTGAGAAGTTCTCTGTCAGCAATTAGAAGTAAAAAACATGATCCGTCAACAAGAAGTGGGAGGACATTGCGATCCATGAGTTTGGGAGAGGATGTGTGCGGCCATCAGAGGACCCCTCAGGGACAATCTCAAATGCTTACAGCTCTCTGGCACAGGCGCCAGTCTTTGCTTGCCAAAGCATTGCGGACCTGGTTTGGTAAGAGCTCCAGAGGGCAGCTgaagttaaaacaaaagaaacagatggagGAAttggagaagaagaaggaggcaGCTCGGCAGCGACGGCAGGAGATGAAGAGGCAGCTTCTGGAGGAGCTGGCAAACACTCCTCCGAGGAAGAGTGCGAGGCTGCTGTCACACGTGCACAGAGAGAACTTGATTCCAAGGAAATTCAGGGAGGTGGCGACCGCTTCCCCTACCTCAAGgcagatgcagagcagcagattcAATCAGTTTTATTCAATCCGACGTAAGCCTCTGATGACTCCCGGGGTGACGGGTCTAAGGAACCTGGGAAACACATGTTACATGAACTCTATTCTGCAAGTGCTGAGTCACCTCCAGAAATTTAGAGAATGTTTTTTGACTCTTGATCtctgtgaaacagaagaacTCTTGGCCAAAACTGTGAACGGGAAGTCTAGGTTGCCTGGCAGGTTGGCAAATGGATCTGCTGCTAATGAGTCAGGGAGGACTGACAAAGTGGGATCGTACGGCACGCAGAGCTTGCCAGCTGGCTTAAATGGCAGCTCCTCAATAAGCAGGAGTTTAGAACTTATCCAACCCAAGGAACCGCGTTCAAAGCACATCTCCCTCTGTCACGAATTGCACACCCTCTTCAGAGTGATGTGGTCTGGCAAGTGGGCGCTTGTGTCCCCGTTTGCCATGCTGCACTCTGTGTGGAGTCTGATCCCAGCGTTCCGAGGTTATGATCAGCAGGACGCTCAGGAATTCCTATGTGAGCTGTTGGATAaagtgcagcaggagctggaatCAGAAGGAACAAAGCGTAGGATCCTCATCCCTTTCTCGCAGAGGAAACTCACCAAGCAGGTCCTGAAGGTGGTAAACACCATTTTTCACGGGCAGTTGCTTAGTCAG GTCACCTGTATAACATGCAACTACAAATCCAACACAGTTGAGCCCTTCTGGGATCTTTCCCTGGAGTTTCCTGAGCGCTATCACTGTATTGAGAAAGGGATCATCCCTGTTACCCAGACAGAGTGCATGCTGACGGAAATGTTGGCCAAGTTCACAGAAACTGAAGCTCTGGAAGGGAGGATATATGCGTGCGACCAATGCAACA GCAAACGCCGAAAGTCCTCTCCCAAACCTCTTGTTCTGAGCGAAGCTAAAAAGCAGTTAATGATCTACAGGCTACCTCAGGTCCTCCGACTGCACCTTAAACGATTCAG GTGGTCTGAACGCAATCACCGTGAGAAGATTGGGGTCCATGTCCTCTTTGACCAG GCTTTTGGGTCCACTGCAATGACTCCAAACTGA
- the MED20 gene encoding mediator of RNA polymerase II transcription subunit 20, with protein MAATATRDQTRRRQHGQPRPFRYRHRHCRDGAMGVTCVTQVPVLEGKSVQQTVELLSKKLELLGAEKHGAFGVDCETYHTAAAISSQGQTGKLMYVMHNSEYPLSCFALFENGPCLIADANFDTLMVKLKGFFQNAKANKIESRGTRYQYCDFLVKVGTVTMGPSARGISVEVEYCPCVIANDCWNLLMEFMQSFMGSHTPGIPTVFGTKHDSVYSPADTMVQYMELFNKIRKQQQVPAVEVNGERGGGRGERVVWRALRPMAVRGGARRAANGRGGGVSRGAAGSPGGDSSCR; from the exons ATGGCCGCAACAGCGACACGCGATCAGACGCGCCGGCGCCAGCACGGCCAGCCCCGCCCCTTCCGGTACCGGCACCGCCACTGCCGGGACGGAGCCATGGGGGTGACCTG CGTGACGCAGGTGCCCGTGTTGGAGGGTAAGAGCGTGCAGCAAACCGTGGAGCTGCTGAGCAagaagctggagctgctgggagccgAGAAACACGGAGCGTTCGGGGTGGACTGTGAGACGTATCACACGGCAGCCGCCATCAGCAGCCAAG ggCAGACGGGCAAACTGATGTACGTGATGCACAACTCCGAGTATCCCCTCAGCTGCTTCGCTCTGTTTGAAAACGGGCCCTGCCTGATCGCGGACGCCAACTTCGACACGTTGATGGTGAAGCTGAAGGGATTCTTCCAGAACGCCAAGGCAAACAAGATCGAGAGCCGGGGCACGCGGTACCAGTACTGCGACTTCCTGGTCAAGGTGGGAACCGTCACCATGGGCCCCAGCGCCCGCGGGATATCCGTGGAG GTGGAGTATTGCCCCTGTGTGATCGCCAACGACTGCTGGAACCTGCTGATGGAGTTCATGCAGAGCTTCATGGGCAGCCACACTCCCGGCATCCCGACTGTGTTTGGCACCAAACACGACAGCGTCTACAGCCCCGCGGACACGATGGTTCAGTACATGGAGCTGTTCAACAAGATCcgcaagcagcagcaggtgccG GCGGTGGAAGTGAATGGGGAACGGGGAGGGGGGCGGGGCGAGCGCGTTGTGTGGCGCGCCCTCCGACCAATGGCGGTGAggggcggggcgcggcgggCGGCCAATGGGCGGGGAGGGGGCGTGTCCCGCGGCGCGGCGGGGTCTCCCGGCGGTGACAGCTCGTGTCGGTGA
- the BYSL gene encoding bystin — translation MPKAARVAEPLHEQILRAAAPTVRNRRARDAGRDAEERDGGYVGPRLSRRILREARRQQEELEAEHGPGAPAPTAPSGRGSEEDDEDEEWPSLQRAAEWDGTGGGGDVQVDPEDEKALEMFMNRAAPLRRTLADVIMEKITEKQTEVQTALSELSGRPMPQLDPRVIEVYRGVREVLSKYRSGKLPKAFKIIPALSNWEQILYITEPETWTAAAMYQATRIFSSNLKERMAQRFYNLVLLPRVRDDIAEYKRLNFHLYMALKKALFKPGAWFKGILIPLCESGTCTLREAIIIGSILTKCSIPVLHSSAAMLKIAEMPYNGANSIFLRLLIDKKYALPFRVVDALVFHFLAFRTDQRTLPVLWHQSFLALAQRYKEDLSSEQKEALLELLKFHSHPQISAEIRRELVNSKTRDVEGQEPAVME, via the exons ATGCCGAAGGCGGCGCGTGTGGCGGAGCCGCTGCACGAGCAGATCCTGCGGGCTGCGGCCCCCACGGTGCGGAACCGGCGGGCGCGGGACGCGGGGCGCGATGCGGAGGAACGGGACGGCGGATACGTGGGGCCGCGGTTGTCCCGGCGCATCCTGCGGGAGGCCcggaggcagcaggaggagctggaggccgAGCACGGCCCCGGGGCGCCCGCACCGACAGCCCCGAGCGGGCGCGGGTCGGAGGAGGACGATGAGGACGAGGAGTGGCCGTCACTGCAGCGGGCGGCGGAGTGGGACGGGACGGGCGGCGGGGGGGACGTGCAGGTGGATCCCGAGGACGAGAAGGCCCTGGAGATGTTCATGAACCGCGCGGCGCCGCTCAG GCGGACGCTGGCGGATGTGATCATGGAGAAGATCACGGAGAAGCAGACGGAGGTGCAGACGGCGCTGTCCGAGCTGTCGGGCCGCCCCATGCCCCAGCTCGACCCCCGCGTGATAGAGGTGTACAGAGGCGTCAGAGAG GTGCTGTCCAAATACAGGAGTGGGAAGCTCCCCAAGgcatttaaaatcattcctGCCCTGTCCAACTGGGAGCAGATCCTCTACATCACGGAGCCCGAGACGTGGACGGCAGCAGCGATGTACCAGGCCACGAG GATATTTTCATCCAACCTGAAGGAGAGGATGGCCCAGAGGTTCTACaacctggtgctgctgccacgGGTCAGAGATGATATCGCTGAGTATAAGCGCCTCAACTTCCACCTCTACATGGCTTTGAAGAAGGCTCTGTTCAAGCCAGGAGCCTGGTTCAAAG GGATCCTCATCCCCCTGTGTGAATCGGGGACCTGCACACTGCGGGAGGCCATTATCATCGGCAGCATCCTCACCAAGTGCTCCATCCCTGTCCTGCACTCCAG TGCAGCCATGCTGAAGATTGCTGAGATGCCATATAACGGTGCCAACAGTATCTTCCTGCGGCTGCTCATCGACAAGAAGTACGCGCTGCCGTTCCGTGTGGTGGATGCCCTGGTCTTCCATTTCTTGGCCTTCCGCACAGACCAGCGCACGCTGCCCGTGCTGTGGCACCAGAGCTTCCTGGCTCTTGCCCAGCGCTACAAGGAGGACCTGTCCTCGGAGCAGAAGGAAGCTCTGCTCGAGCTGCTCAAGTTCCACAGCCACCCACAGATCTCAGCCGAGATCCGCAGGGAGCTGGTGAACTCCAAGACACGGGACGTGGAGGGGCAGGAGCCGGCAGTGATGGAgtga